The Callospermophilus lateralis isolate mCalLat2 chromosome 3, mCalLat2.hap1, whole genome shotgun sequence genome has a segment encoding these proteins:
- the LOC143393946 gene encoding olfactory receptor 4F3/4F16/4F29-like, with translation MDGANHSVVSEFVFLGLSNSWKIQLLLFLFSSVFYLASLMGNLLILFSVTSDPNLHSPMYILLAKLSFLDLGGCSIATPKMIYDLFRKHKSISFGGCIAQIFFIHAIGGTEMVLLIAMAFDRYVAICKPLHYLTIMSPRMCIFILVVAWIIGLIHSVAQLAFVVDLPFCGPNVLDSFYCDLPQLIKLACTKTDRLEFLVTANSGLISVGSFFILIISYIFILVTVQKHSSGGLSKALSTLSAHVTVVILFFGPLIFFYTWPFPSSHVDKFLAILDAVITPFLNPMIYTFRNKEMKAAMRKLFYQLVGYRKMS, from the coding sequence ATGGATGGAGCCAACCACTCGGTGGTGTCTGAGTTTGTGTTCCTGGGACTTTCCAACTCATGGAAGATCCAGCTTCtacttttcctcttttcttctgtGTTCTACTTAGCAAGTCTAATGGGAAACCTCCTCATTTTGTTCTCTGTGACTTCTGACCCTAACCTACACTCCCCCATGTACATTCTGCTGGCCAAGCTCTCATTTCTTGACCTGGGAGGTTGCTCCATTGCAACCCCCAAAATGATTTATGACCTTTTTAGAAAACACAAATCAATCTCTTTTGGGGGTTGCATAGCTCAGATCTTCTTTATTCATGCTATTGGGGGCACAGAAATGGTGCTGCTCATAGCTATGGCCTTTGACAGATATGTGGCCATATGTAAGCCCCTGCACTACCTGACTATCATGAGCCCACGAATGTGCATTTTCATTTTGGTTGTTGCCTGGATCATTGGCCTCATCCACTCAGTGGCCCAATTGGCTTTTGTTGTAGACCTGCCCTTCTGTGGCCCAAATGTACTGGACAGCTTCTACTGTGACCTCCCTCAGCTCATTAAACTTGCTTGCACAAAGACTGATAGACTGGAGTTCTTGGTCACGGCCAACAGTGGACTCATCTCTGTGGGGTCCTTCTTCATACTGATCATTTCTTACATCTTCATTCTGGTTACTGTTCAAAAACACTCCTCAGGTGGTTTATCCAAGGCCCTCTCCACTTTATCAGCTCATGTCACTGTGGTAATTTTATTCTTTGGGCCATTGATCTTCTTCTATACCTGGCCTTTCCCTTCATCACATGTGGACAAATTTCTTGCTATCTTAGATGCAGTTATCACTCCTTTTCTGAATCCAATGATCTATACATTTAGGAACAAGGAGATGAAGGCAGCAATGAGGAAACTTTTCTATCAGCTTGTGGGTTACAGGAAGATGTCCTAA
- the LOC143393947 gene encoding olfactory receptor 4F3/4F16/4F29-like, with the protein MDGTNHSVVSEFVFLGLSNSWEIQLLLFLFSSGLYLSSLTGNLLILFSVTSDPNLHSPMYFLLATLSFLDLGGCSIATPKMIYDLFRKHKAISFGGCIAQIFFIHAIGGTEMVLLIAMAFDRYVAICKPLHYLTIMSPRMCIIILVVAWILGLIHSVAQLAFVVDLPFCGPNVLDSFYCDLPQLIKLACTKTDRLEFMVTANSGLISVGSFFILIISYIFILVTVRKHSSGGLSKALSTLSAHVTVVVLFFGPLIFFYTWPFPSSHVDKFLAIFDGVLTPFLNPVIYTFRNKEMKAAMRKLFYQLVGYRKMS; encoded by the coding sequence ATGGATGGAACCAACCACTCTGTAGTGTCTGAGTTTGTGTTCCTGGGACTTTCCAACTCGTGGGAGATCCAGCTTCtacttttcctcttttcttctgGGTTATACTTGTCAAGTCTTACAGGAAACCTCCTCATTTTGTTCTCTGTGACTTCTGACCCTAACCTACACTCCCCCATGTACTTTCTGCTGGCCACACTCTCGTTTCTTGACCTGGGAGGTTGCTCCATTGCGACCCCCAAAATGATTTATGACCTTTTTAGAAAACACAAAGCAATCTCTTTTGGGGGTTGCATAGCTCAGATCTTCTTTATACATGCTATTGGGGGCACAGAAATGGTGCTGCTCATAGCCATGGCCTTTGATAGATATGTGGCCATATGTAAGCCCCTGCACTACCTGACTATCATGAGCCCACGGATGTGCATTATCATTTTGGTGGTTGCCTGGATCCTTGGCCTCATCCACTCAGTGGCCCAGTTGGCTTTTGTTGTAGACCTGCCCTTCTGTGGCCCAAATGTACTGGACAGCTTCTACTGTGACCTCCCTCAGCTCATTAAACTTGCTTGCACAAAGACTGATAGACTGGAGTTCATGGTCACAGCCAATAGCGGGCTCATCTCTGTGGGGTCCTTCTTCATACTGATCATTTCTTACATCTTCATTCTGGTTACTGTTCGAAAACACTCCTCAGGTGGTTTATCCAAGGCCCTCTCCACTTTATCAGCTCATGTCACTGTGGTAGTTTTATTCTTTGGGCCATTGATCTTCTTCTACACCTGGCCTTTCCCTTCATCACACGTGGACAAATTTCTGGCTATCTTTGATGGAGTTCTCACTCCTTTTCTGAATCCAGTGATCTATACATTTAGGAACAAGGAGATGAAGGCAGCAATGAGGAAACTTTTCTATCAGCTTGTGGGTTACAGGAAGATGTCCTAA
- the LOC143641532 gene encoding olfactory receptor 4F3/4F16/4F29-like produces the protein MDGANHSVVSEFVFLGLSNSWEIQLLLFLFSSVFYLASLMGNLLILFSVTSDPHLHSPMYILLAKLSFLDLGGCSIVTPKMIYDLFRKHKAISFGGCIAQIFFIHVIGGTEMMLLIAMAFDRYVAICKPLHYLTIMSPRMCIFILVVAWILGLIHSVAQLAFVVDLPFCGPNVLDSFYCDLPQLIRLACTKTDRLEFLVTANSGLISVGSFFILIISYIFILVTVQKHSSGGLSKALSTLSAHVTVVVLFFGPLIFFYTWPFPSSHVDKFLAILETWKLLGSLGVQSSGLYLQLWLNGKRVLALLRQYFFLTS, from the coding sequence ATGGATGGAGCCAACCACTCTGTGGTATCTGAGTTTGTGTTCCTGGGACTTTCCAACTCGTGGGAGATCCAGCTTCtacttttcctcttttcttctgtGTTCTACTTGGCAAGTCTAATGGGAAACCTCCTCATTTTGTTCTCTGTGACTTCTGACCCTCACCTACACTCCCCCATGTACATTCTGCTGGCCAAGCTCTCGTTTCTTGACCTGGGAGGTTGCTCCATTGTGACCCCCAAAATGATTTATGACCTTTTTAGAAAACATAAAGCAATCTCTTTTGGAGGATGCATAGCTCAGATCTTCTTTATTCATGTCATTGGGGGCACAGAAATGATGCTGCTCATAGCCATGGCCTTTGACAGATATGTGGCCATATGTAAGCCTCTGCACTACCTGACCATCATGAGCCCACGGATGTGCATTTTCATTTTGGTTGTTGCCTGGATCCTTGGCCTCATCCACTCAGTGGCCCAGTTGGCTTTTGTTGTAGACCTGCCTTTCTGTGGCCCAAATGTACTGGACAGCTTCTACTGTGATCTCCCTCAGCTCATTCGACTTGCTTGCACAAAGACTGATAGACTGGAGTTCTTGGTCACGGCCAACAGCGGGCTCATCTCTGTGGGGTCCTTCTTCATACTGATCATTTCTTACATCTTCATTCTGGTTACTGTTCAAAAACACTCCTCAGGTGGTTTATCCAAGGCCCTCTCCACTTTATCAGCTCATGTCACTGTGGTAGTTTTATTCTTTGGGCCATTGATCTTCTTCTACACCTGGCCTTTCCCTTCATCACACGTGGACAAATTTCTGGCTATCCTAGAAACCTGGAAACTTTTAGGGAGTCTGGGAGTTCAAAGCAGTGGCTTGTATTTGCAGCTATGGTTGAATGGCAAAAGGGTTTTGGCATTGCTCAGGCAGTATTTTTTCCTCACAAGTTGA
- the LOC143393948 gene encoding olfactory receptor 4F3/4F16/4F29-like, which produces MDGANHSVVSEFVFLGLSNSWEIQLLLFLFSSVFYLASLMGNLLILFSVTSDPHLHSPMYILLAKLSFLDLGGCSIVTPKMIYDLFRKHKAISFGGCIAQIFFIHVIGGTEMMLLIAMAFDRYVAICKPLHYLTIMSPRMCIFILVVAWILGLIHSVAQLAFVVDLPFCGPNVLDSFYCDLPQLIRLACTKTDRLEFLVTANSGLISVGSFFILIISYIFILVTVQKHSSGGLSKALSTLSAHVTVVVLFFGPLIFFYTWPFPSSHVDKFLAILDAVITPFLNPVIYTFRNKEMKAAMRKLFYQLVGYRKMS; this is translated from the coding sequence ATGGATGGAGCCAACCACTCTGTGGTATCTGAGTTTGTGTTCCTGGGACTTTCCAACTCGTGGGAGATCCAGCTTCtacttttcctcttttcttctgtGTTCTACTTGGCAAGTCTAATGGGAAACCTCCTCATTTTGTTCTCTGTGACTTCTGACCCTCACCTACACTCCCCCATGTACATTCTGCTGGCCAAGCTCTCGTTTCTTGACCTGGGAGGTTGCTCCATTGTGACCCCCAAAATGATTTATGACCTTTTTAGAAAACATAAAGCAATCTCTTTTGGAGGATGCATAGCTCAGATCTTCTTTATTCATGTCATTGGGGGCACAGAAATGATGCTGCTCATAGCCATGGCCTTTGACAGATATGTGGCCATATGTAAGCCTCTGCACTACCTGACCATCATGAGCCCACGGATGTGCATTTTCATTTTGGTTGTTGCCTGGATCCTTGGCCTCATCCACTCAGTGGCCCAGTTGGCTTTTGTTGTAGACCTGCCTTTCTGTGGCCCAAATGTACTGGACAGCTTCTACTGTGATCTCCCTCAGCTCATTCGACTTGCTTGCACAAAGACTGATAGACTGGAGTTCTTGGTCACGGCCAACAGCGGGCTCATCTCTGTGGGGTCCTTCTTCATACTGATCATTTCTTACATCTTCATTCTGGTTACTGTTCAAAAACACTCCTCAGGTGGTTTATCCAAGGCCCTCTCCACTTTATCAGCTCATGTCACTGTGGTAGTTTTATTCTTTGGGCCATTGATCTTCTTCTACACCTGGCCTTTCCCTTCATCACACGTGGACAAATTTCTGGCTATCCTAGATGCAGTTATCACTCCTTTTCTAAATCCAGTGATCTATACATTTAGGAACAAGGAGATGAAGGCAGCAATGAGGAAACTTTTCTATCAGCTTGTGGGTTACAGGAAGATGTCCTAA